From Juglans regia cultivar Chandler chromosome 6, Walnut 2.0, whole genome shotgun sequence, the proteins below share one genomic window:
- the LOC108996800 gene encoding wall-associated receptor kinase 2-like isoform X1: protein MDTCISCVFALDENSKYSSQVSLMVPNSLLQRRSFTVVYSANSRVPEKKAMDLRGKLLQLLLLGFVILAATAASIPNSICERMCGEVEIPYPFGTSEGCYLDKPFLITCNHLYSPPKPFLDVDLPVEDISLPNGELRVSNPVALLCKRDQPICLSPYCRRPTVDYTDISALLNLSSFRISETRNMITAVGCDVYTYIQGTDQGQKGFTTGCLSLCDKNLNVVNESCSGIGCCQTSIPKGATGYILNVRSLSNDTLPGGNDLCGYGFIVDEQAYKFSSLDFRNLKNRTTVPLVLDWAIGNKTCKDAQKNKTSYACKATHSYCYDSTNGPGYRCKCSSGYHGNPYLPDGQDDSCQDIDECKQDHWKLACNANATCINTDGNYTCACPKGYEGDGRIDGTDCRPIVIGQSNNKIISIALGVSISLLVLLVGTSWVYWGLKKRKLIKLREKWFQQNGGLMLQQRLQHHTGSMDTTKIYSAEELKKATDNYNKSNILGQGGYGTVYKGVLADNKVVAIKKSKIGDQSQIEQFINEVVVLTQINHRNVVKLLGCCLDTEVPLLVYEFITNGTLSDHIHDKSRSSLLSWDNRLKIATETAGALAYLHCEASMPIIHRDVKTANILLDGNHTAKVSDFGASRLVPLDQTQLTTLVQGTFGYLDPEYFRTSHLTEKSDVYSFGVVLAELLTSKKVISFVRPESERNLATYFVSMVEEDRLLEILDDHIYNGSNAEELKKVANVAKRSLSVKGDDRPTMKEVAVELDGFRIKEKHSRKES, encoded by the exons ATGGACACATGTATTTCTTGCGTTTTTGCGTTGGATGAGAACTCTAAGTACTCATCCCAAGTCTCGCTAATGGTACCTAATTCACTCCTACAGAGGAGATCATTTACAGTTGTATACAGCGCAAACAGCAGAGTCCCGGAAAAGAAAGCCATGGATTTGCGTGGAAAGCTTCTGCAACTACTGCTACTTGGGTTCGTAATTCTAGCAGCAACAGCAGCATCTATTCCGAACTCAATCTGCGAACGTATGTGTGGAGAAGTAGAAATCCCCTACCCGTTTGGAACAAGCGAGGGCTGTTACCTTGACAAACCTTTTCTCATCACGTGTAACCACTTGTACTCTCCTCCAAAACCATTTCTGGACGTTGATTTACCTGTTGAGGACATATCACTACCAAATGGTGAACTCCGAGTCTCAAACCCCGTAGCCCTCCTTTGCAAACGTGACCAACCCATTTGCTTAAGTCCTTATTGCAGGAGGCCAACTGTGGACTACACCGACATCTCTGCCTTGCTTAATTTGTCAAGTTTTCGCATCTCAGAAACCAGGAACATGATCACTGCTGTTGGTTGTGATGTTTATACGTATATTCAAGGTACAGATCAAGGACAGAAGGGCTTCACCACTGGATGCTTATCACTCTGTGATAAAAATCTCAACGTGGTTAACGAGTCTTGCTCTGGCATTGGCTGCTGCCAGACTTCTATCCCAAAAGGAGCAACGGGGTATATTTTGAACGTACGGAGCTTGAGCAACGACACCTTACCTGGTGGCAATGATCTATGTGGTTACGGCTTTATAGTGGATGAACAAGCATACAAATTTTCCTCCTTAGATTTCAGAAACTTAAAGAATAGGACGACTGTACCTCTGGTGCTTGATTGGGCAATTGGAAATAAGACATGCAAAGATGCTCAGAAAAATAAGACAAGCTATGCATGTAAGGCAACGCATAGTTATTGTTACGATTCCACCAACGGCCCTGGTTATCGTTGCAAATGCTCCTCAGGTTATCACGGGAACCCATACCTTCCTGATGGACAAGATGATAGTTGCCAAG ATATTGATGAGTGCAAGCAGGACCATTGGAAACTAGCTTGCAATGCCAATGCAACATGCATCAACACTGATGGAAATTACACATGTGCTTGTCCCAAGGGATACGAAGGCGATGGGAGGATAGACGGAACAGATTGCAGGCCTATAGTAATTGGCCAATCTAATAATAAGATCATTAGCATTGCAttgg GTGTCAGCATAAGCCTCTTAGTGCTCCTTGTGGGAACCTCCTGGGTGTATTGGGgactcaagaaaagaaaactcattAAACTCAGAGAGAAGTGGTTTCAGCAAAATGGGGGCTTAATGTTACAACAACGACTCCAACATCACACAGGATCTATGGATACAACAAAAATCTATAGTGCAGAAGAACTTAAAAAGGCAACCGACAATTACAACAAAAGTAATATCCTCGGTCAAGGAGGTTATGGAACTGTTTACAAAGGAGTGTTGGCAGATAACAAAGTGGTTGCTATTAAAAAGTCCAAAATTGGTGATCAAAGTCAGATAGAGCAATTCATAAACGAGGTAGTTGTGCTTACTCAAATCAACCACCGGAATGTTGTCAAATTGTTAGGTTGTTGTTTGGATACCGAAGTTCCCTTACTAGTCTACGAGTTCATCACAAATGGGACACTTTCTGACCATATTCATGATAAAAGTCGGTCATCCTTACTCTCATGGGACAATCGTTTGAAGATAGCTACAGAAACTGCAGGAGCCCTTGCATATTTACATTGTGAAGCTTCTATGCCAATTATACATAGAGATGTGAAAACTGCAAATATACTTTTGGATGGTAACCACACAGCAAAAGTATCTGACTTTGGAGCTTCAAGACTTGTTCCTCTGGATCAGACACAATTAACTACGTTGGTGCAAGGAACGTTTGGGTATTTGGATCCAGAATACTTTCGTACTAGCCATTTGACGGAAAAAAGTGATGTCTATAGTTTTGGTGTTGTTTTAGCAGAATTATTGACAAGTAAGAAAGTAATTTCATTCGTTAGGCCTGAAAGTGAGAGAAATTTGGCtacatattttgtttctatGGTAGAAGAGGATCGCCTATTGGAAATTCTTGATGATCACATCTACAATGGGAGTAATGCTGAGGAACTAAAAAAAGTTGCTAATGTTGCAAAAAGAAGCCTTAGTGTTAAAGGAGACGATAGGCCCACTATGAAAGAAGTGGCAGTGGAACTGGATGGATTTAGAATTAAGGAAAAACATTCAAGGAAAGAAAGCTAA
- the LOC108996770 gene encoding uncharacterized protein LOC108996770, whose protein sequence is MAAVEPPLGSSASGRPHSFAELVSHTPTQLPEVVVPIRAPKLIDGLTCVIFTREEIEKLAQCFCFSLVMKFLLQRPFLDEIRAFIRNRWGLDKQPIVSSMRRARNMFLRFSNEGDFFKAFSRENNEVDGKYYRIFSWNPDFSEENEPSTVPVWVTLPGLPPNLYHESFLRSLALPFGKYIQRYNSMRCASRTDGARICVEMDAVVDPIPGFWIGDPRQPSSRYQEIIYENLQAYCAHCHI, encoded by the coding sequence atggCTGCCGTCGAGCCCCCACTGGGCTCATCGGCGTCTGGAAGACCTCACTCCTTTGCCGAGCTGGTATCCCATACTCCGACCCAACTGCCAGAAGTAGTCGTGCCGATCCGTGCGCCCAAGCTCATCGATGGTTTGACTTGTGTCATTTTCACGAGAGAGGAGATTGAAAAATTGGCtcaatgtttttgtttctctttggtGATGAAATTCCTTCTTCAACGCCCCTTCCTAGATGAGATCCGTGCCTTTATTAGGAATAGATGGGGTCTAGACAAGCAACCAATAGTTTCTTCTATGAGACGTGCTCGCAACATGTTCCTTCGGTTTTCCAACGAAGGGGATTTCTTCAAGGCTTTTTCTAGAGAGAACAACGAAGTAGATGGTAAGTATTACAGGATTTTTTCTTGGAACCCTGATTTCTCTGAGGAAAACGAGCCTTCCACGGTCCCAGTTTGGGTGACCCTCCCTGGCCTGCCACCTAACCTATATCATGAATCCTTTCTGCGAAGTTTGGCGTTACCGTTTGGAAAATATATTCAAAGATACAATAGTATGCGGTGTGCATCGCGAACTGATGGAGCAAGGATTTGTGTAGAGATGGATGCGGTGGTTGATCCGATTCCTGGCTTTTGGATAGGCGATCCAAGGCAGCCTTCGTCCAGGTACCAGGAAATTATTTACGAAAATCTGCAAGCTTATTGCGCCCACTGTCATATATAG
- the LOC108996800 gene encoding wall-associated receptor kinase 2-like isoform X2, producing the protein MDLRGKLLQLLLLGFVILAATAASIPNSICERMCGEVEIPYPFGTSEGCYLDKPFLITCNHLYSPPKPFLDVDLPVEDISLPNGELRVSNPVALLCKRDQPICLSPYCRRPTVDYTDISALLNLSSFRISETRNMITAVGCDVYTYIQGTDQGQKGFTTGCLSLCDKNLNVVNESCSGIGCCQTSIPKGATGYILNVRSLSNDTLPGGNDLCGYGFIVDEQAYKFSSLDFRNLKNRTTVPLVLDWAIGNKTCKDAQKNKTSYACKATHSYCYDSTNGPGYRCKCSSGYHGNPYLPDGQDDSCQDIDECKQDHWKLACNANATCINTDGNYTCACPKGYEGDGRIDGTDCRPIVIGQSNNKIISIALGVSISLLVLLVGTSWVYWGLKKRKLIKLREKWFQQNGGLMLQQRLQHHTGSMDTTKIYSAEELKKATDNYNKSNILGQGGYGTVYKGVLADNKVVAIKKSKIGDQSQIEQFINEVVVLTQINHRNVVKLLGCCLDTEVPLLVYEFITNGTLSDHIHDKSRSSLLSWDNRLKIATETAGALAYLHCEASMPIIHRDVKTANILLDGNHTAKVSDFGASRLVPLDQTQLTTLVQGTFGYLDPEYFRTSHLTEKSDVYSFGVVLAELLTSKKVISFVRPESERNLATYFVSMVEEDRLLEILDDHIYNGSNAEELKKVANVAKRSLSVKGDDRPTMKEVAVELDGFRIKEKHSRKES; encoded by the exons ATGGATTTGCGTGGAAAGCTTCTGCAACTACTGCTACTTGGGTTCGTAATTCTAGCAGCAACAGCAGCATCTATTCCGAACTCAATCTGCGAACGTATGTGTGGAGAAGTAGAAATCCCCTACCCGTTTGGAACAAGCGAGGGCTGTTACCTTGACAAACCTTTTCTCATCACGTGTAACCACTTGTACTCTCCTCCAAAACCATTTCTGGACGTTGATTTACCTGTTGAGGACATATCACTACCAAATGGTGAACTCCGAGTCTCAAACCCCGTAGCCCTCCTTTGCAAACGTGACCAACCCATTTGCTTAAGTCCTTATTGCAGGAGGCCAACTGTGGACTACACCGACATCTCTGCCTTGCTTAATTTGTCAAGTTTTCGCATCTCAGAAACCAGGAACATGATCACTGCTGTTGGTTGTGATGTTTATACGTATATTCAAGGTACAGATCAAGGACAGAAGGGCTTCACCACTGGATGCTTATCACTCTGTGATAAAAATCTCAACGTGGTTAACGAGTCTTGCTCTGGCATTGGCTGCTGCCAGACTTCTATCCCAAAAGGAGCAACGGGGTATATTTTGAACGTACGGAGCTTGAGCAACGACACCTTACCTGGTGGCAATGATCTATGTGGTTACGGCTTTATAGTGGATGAACAAGCATACAAATTTTCCTCCTTAGATTTCAGAAACTTAAAGAATAGGACGACTGTACCTCTGGTGCTTGATTGGGCAATTGGAAATAAGACATGCAAAGATGCTCAGAAAAATAAGACAAGCTATGCATGTAAGGCAACGCATAGTTATTGTTACGATTCCACCAACGGCCCTGGTTATCGTTGCAAATGCTCCTCAGGTTATCACGGGAACCCATACCTTCCTGATGGACAAGATGATAGTTGCCAAG ATATTGATGAGTGCAAGCAGGACCATTGGAAACTAGCTTGCAATGCCAATGCAACATGCATCAACACTGATGGAAATTACACATGTGCTTGTCCCAAGGGATACGAAGGCGATGGGAGGATAGACGGAACAGATTGCAGGCCTATAGTAATTGGCCAATCTAATAATAAGATCATTAGCATTGCAttgg GTGTCAGCATAAGCCTCTTAGTGCTCCTTGTGGGAACCTCCTGGGTGTATTGGGgactcaagaaaagaaaactcattAAACTCAGAGAGAAGTGGTTTCAGCAAAATGGGGGCTTAATGTTACAACAACGACTCCAACATCACACAGGATCTATGGATACAACAAAAATCTATAGTGCAGAAGAACTTAAAAAGGCAACCGACAATTACAACAAAAGTAATATCCTCGGTCAAGGAGGTTATGGAACTGTTTACAAAGGAGTGTTGGCAGATAACAAAGTGGTTGCTATTAAAAAGTCCAAAATTGGTGATCAAAGTCAGATAGAGCAATTCATAAACGAGGTAGTTGTGCTTACTCAAATCAACCACCGGAATGTTGTCAAATTGTTAGGTTGTTGTTTGGATACCGAAGTTCCCTTACTAGTCTACGAGTTCATCACAAATGGGACACTTTCTGACCATATTCATGATAAAAGTCGGTCATCCTTACTCTCATGGGACAATCGTTTGAAGATAGCTACAGAAACTGCAGGAGCCCTTGCATATTTACATTGTGAAGCTTCTATGCCAATTATACATAGAGATGTGAAAACTGCAAATATACTTTTGGATGGTAACCACACAGCAAAAGTATCTGACTTTGGAGCTTCAAGACTTGTTCCTCTGGATCAGACACAATTAACTACGTTGGTGCAAGGAACGTTTGGGTATTTGGATCCAGAATACTTTCGTACTAGCCATTTGACGGAAAAAAGTGATGTCTATAGTTTTGGTGTTGTTTTAGCAGAATTATTGACAAGTAAGAAAGTAATTTCATTCGTTAGGCCTGAAAGTGAGAGAAATTTGGCtacatattttgtttctatGGTAGAAGAGGATCGCCTATTGGAAATTCTTGATGATCACATCTACAATGGGAGTAATGCTGAGGAACTAAAAAAAGTTGCTAATGTTGCAAAAAGAAGCCTTAGTGTTAAAGGAGACGATAGGCCCACTATGAAAGAAGTGGCAGTGGAACTGGATGGATTTAGAATTAAGGAAAAACATTCAAGGAAAGAAAGCTAA